Proteins from a single region of Chloroflexota bacterium:
- a CDS encoding ATP-binding cassette domain-containing protein: MADLAVLADGLRKQYPQARSPALDSFTLEVPPGSVCGLLGPNGAGKTTAVRILSTLLLPDGGRAEVAGFDVVRQAAEVRYRIGLVGQNAAVDEILSGRENLVMFGRLYHLGATVAAQRADELLAEFGLTETGNRPVSQYSGGMRRRLDLAASLILAPPVLFLDEPTTGLDPRSRNEVWEAVRALVRDGTTVLLTTQYLDEADQLADTICVIDAGRVIAHGTPAELKSQLGGDRIDVIVRRADRLPEAARIVEGIAGAAPEIDQDTRQISAPVADRMAGMVEVVRALDAAAIEIDDLALRRPTLDEVFLHLTGHHTGAAPSEGA; this comes from the coding sequence ATGGCTGATCTCGCGGTCCTTGCTGACGGGCTCCGCAAGCAGTACCCCCAGGCCAGGTCCCCGGCCCTGGACAGCTTCACGCTGGAAGTGCCACCAGGCTCGGTCTGCGGGTTGCTCGGGCCGAACGGCGCCGGCAAGACGACGGCGGTCCGCATCCTCTCGACGCTGCTTCTGCCAGACGGCGGGCGCGCCGAAGTGGCCGGCTTCGACGTGGTGCGGCAGGCCGCCGAGGTCCGCTACCGCATCGGGCTGGTGGGCCAGAACGCCGCCGTCGACGAGATCCTGAGCGGTCGCGAGAACCTCGTCATGTTCGGGCGGTTGTACCACCTCGGCGCGACGGTCGCGGCTCAGCGGGCCGACGAGCTGCTGGCCGAGTTCGGGCTGACCGAGACCGGCAACCGCCCGGTCAGCCAGTATTCGGGCGGCATGCGGCGGCGACTCGATCTCGCGGCCAGCCTGATCCTGGCCCCGCCGGTCCTCTTCCTGGACGAGCCGACGACCGGCCTCGATCCGCGCAGCCGCAACGAGGTCTGGGAGGCCGTCCGCGCCCTGGTACGCGACGGCACGACCGTCCTGCTCACCACCCAGTACCTGGATGAGGCCGATCAGCTTGCCGACACCATCTGCGTCATCGACGCCGGGCGGGTCATCGCACACGGCACACCCGCCGAGCTGAAATCGCAGCTGGGCGGTGACCGCATCGACGTGATCGTGCGGCGGGCCGACCGGCTCCCGGAGGCGGCAAGGATCGTGGAGGGGATCGCCGGGGCAGCGCCTGAGATCGACCAGGACACGCGGCAGATCAGCGCACCGGTCGCGGACCGCATGGCCGGCATGGTCGAGGTGGTCCGGGCGCTTGACGCCGCCGCCATCGAGATCGACGACCTCGCACTCCGCCGCCCGACCCTGGACGAGGTCTTCCTGCACCTGACTGGCCACCACACCGGCGCGGCACCCTCGGAGGGCGCATGA
- a CDS encoding TetR/AcrR family transcriptional regulator C-terminal domain-containing protein, protein MASTEIPPDESLLSDPQRSMVLLWRSAAPAQRRGPKPRFTVEAIVQAAVALADAEGLAALSMRRVAERLGVGVMSLYTYVPSKAELLDLMIDTVHAELARVDSEADAPPACWRDRLARSAREHWMLYQRHPWLLQVNKARPVLGPNIFAQYDEQLQAVDGLGLSDLEMDAVVVLLADYVHGAARGAVDAAQSEQRTGQSIEAWWSSYGPLLEQLFDPDRYPLAARVGQVAGETHQAAYHAAFAFTFGLQRVLDGIEALVRSRRRAELS, encoded by the coding sequence ATGGCGTCCACCGAGATCCCCCCTGACGAGTCCCTCCTCAGCGATCCCCAGCGCAGCATGGTGTTGCTCTGGCGGTCGGCGGCTCCCGCGCAGCGGCGCGGTCCGAAGCCCCGCTTCACGGTGGAGGCCATCGTGCAGGCGGCCGTCGCGCTGGCCGATGCGGAGGGGCTGGCGGCCCTCTCGATGCGGCGGGTGGCCGAGCGGCTGGGTGTCGGGGTGATGTCGCTCTACACCTACGTCCCGAGCAAGGCCGAGCTGCTGGACCTGATGATCGACACGGTCCACGCCGAGCTTGCCCGCGTGGACTCCGAGGCCGACGCGCCCCCGGCTTGCTGGCGGGATCGGCTGGCGCGGTCGGCCCGCGAGCACTGGATGCTGTACCAGCGGCATCCGTGGCTGCTCCAGGTGAACAAGGCGCGGCCGGTCCTCGGCCCGAACATCTTTGCCCAGTACGACGAGCAGTTGCAGGCCGTTGACGGCCTGGGCCTGTCCGACCTGGAGATGGACGCGGTGGTGGTGCTGCTGGCGGACTACGTGCATGGGGCGGCGCGCGGCGCGGTGGACGCCGCCCAGTCCGAGCAGCGCACGGGACAGTCTATCGAGGCGTGGTGGTCGTCGTACGGCCCGCTGCTCGAACAGCTTTTCGACCCGGACCGCTACCCGCTGGCGGCGCGGGTCGGGCAGGTGGCGGGCGAGACCCACCAGGCGGCCTACCACGCGGCGTTCGCGTTCACCTTCGGCCTGCAGCGCGTCCTCGACGGCATCGAGGCGCTGGTCCGCTCTCGCCGGCGAGCGGAACTCAGCTAA
- a CDS encoding penicillin acylase family protein, protein MPASNKQRANGGTVERAVLLGVLRGQTTREAAARAAGVTTDHLDAARDALLAAQLPPASLTLKSAVERPVRIVRDGTGTPHIYAETARDLFVGYGFALAQDRLWQIDYYRRRALGRLAEILGPSAVASDRRHRLLGLGRLADGEIPTLSEEAATALDGFTAGINAWMSHLTAIGSQLPVEFEILEYTPEPWAVRDSIALMRAFFWQLTGRLENIAAGEAANRFLGADLGADFLTTEAADETILPSGAGRLVGAGTGGADTAGGSNNWAVSASRSASGSAMLASDPHLPYMLPAGLYQVHLSGAGYDATGSGYPGTPGIWFGHNDRIAWGITNLVASPRDLYVETLNPDDSTQYRDGDTWTALASRTETISVKDAAEETITIRETVRGPLVDEIVPLAPEAGPNGEPTALSVRWTGQEIVGDVQALLDMNRASDWASFRAALSGWRLPIFNLVYADVDGHIGWQATGSIPIRGTGDLSRGYRPANDPAHAWTGYIPFDDLPRLEDPARGWVGTANNRPVAVDEQTVPLYGWWAPGHRAARLRQLLDDGRTLSADDMRAMHADTGNGRAAEVLPKLPALIGGGAAGARLLGLLDGWSRQMSADSVAATVFEAFFEGWQRRVIAARLPAEVQPFLGSLGAGSGLAMRLLSQGTPADWFGQSTSIAAVAEETAAQTLADLEARFGADTAGWRWGAVHQVSFVHPLDGRPGTDGLFSTAPREVAGTGYVLNANSFSHDEPFDVVSGPEYRLVVDLGDLDATTAVLTTGQSGLPGSPHYADMVDPWVRCEPLPLPFSPAAVEAAKAGETRLEP, encoded by the coding sequence ATGCCGGCGAGCAACAAGCAGCGCGCGAACGGTGGCACAGTCGAGCGAGCAGTGCTGCTCGGCGTGCTGCGGGGGCAGACCACCCGCGAGGCCGCGGCCAGGGCGGCCGGCGTCACGACAGACCACCTGGACGCCGCTCGCGACGCCCTGCTGGCCGCCCAGCTGCCGCCCGCGAGCCTCACCCTCAAGAGCGCCGTCGAGCGGCCCGTCCGTATCGTCCGCGACGGCACCGGCACGCCCCATATCTACGCCGAGACTGCTCGCGACCTCTTCGTTGGGTACGGCTTCGCGCTGGCGCAGGATCGGCTCTGGCAGATCGACTACTACCGTCGCCGGGCGCTGGGGCGGCTGGCCGAGATCCTCGGGCCAAGCGCCGTCGCCTCCGACCGCCGCCACCGCCTGCTCGGCCTCGGGCGGCTGGCCGACGGGGAGATCCCGACCCTCTCCGAGGAGGCCGCCACCGCTCTCGACGGCTTCACGGCCGGCATCAACGCCTGGATGAGCCATCTGACGGCCATCGGCAGCCAGCTTCCCGTCGAGTTCGAGATCCTGGAGTACACGCCCGAGCCGTGGGCCGTGCGTGACTCCATCGCCCTGATGCGCGCCTTCTTCTGGCAGTTGACCGGCCGGCTAGAGAACATCGCCGCCGGCGAGGCCGCCAACCGCTTCCTCGGAGCGGATCTCGGCGCGGACTTCCTCACCACCGAGGCCGCCGACGAGACGATCCTGCCGTCGGGCGCCGGCCGGCTGGTGGGGGCGGGGACCGGCGGCGCGGACACGGCCGGCGGCTCCAACAACTGGGCCGTGTCGGCGTCGCGCTCGGCGTCCGGCAGCGCGATGCTCGCCTCGGACCCGCACCTGCCGTACATGCTGCCGGCCGGGCTGTATCAGGTCCACCTCTCGGGCGCCGGCTACGACGCGACGGGATCGGGCTACCCTGGCACGCCCGGTATCTGGTTCGGCCACAACGACCGCATCGCCTGGGGCATCACCAACCTCGTCGCCAGCCCGCGCGATCTCTACGTCGAGACGCTCAACCCTGACGACTCCACCCAGTACCGTGACGGCGATACCTGGACGGCCCTCGCGTCCCGCACCGAGACCATCTCGGTCAAGGACGCGGCCGAGGAGACTATCACCATCCGCGAGACCGTGCGCGGGCCGCTGGTCGACGAGATCGTGCCGCTCGCGCCCGAGGCCGGCCCGAACGGCGAGCCGACCGCCCTCAGCGTCCGCTGGACCGGCCAGGAGATCGTCGGCGATGTCCAGGCCCTGCTCGATATGAACCGCGCCTCGGACTGGGCGAGCTTTCGCGCGGCCCTGTCTGGCTGGCGGCTCCCGATCTTCAACCTCGTCTACGCCGACGTGGACGGGCACATCGGCTGGCAGGCGACCGGCAGCATCCCGATCCGTGGGACCGGTGACCTCTCGCGCGGCTACCGCCCGGCCAACGACCCGGCCCATGCCTGGACCGGCTACATCCCGTTCGACGATCTGCCGCGCCTGGAAGACCCCGCGCGCGGATGGGTCGGCACGGCCAACAATCGGCCCGTCGCCGTGGACGAGCAGACCGTCCCGCTCTACGGCTGGTGGGCGCCCGGCCACCGCGCCGCGCGGCTGCGCCAACTGCTGGACGATGGCCGCACCCTCTCGGCGGACGACATGCGGGCCATGCACGCCGATACCGGCAACGGCCGGGCCGCCGAGGTCTTGCCGAAGCTGCCCGCGCTGATCGGCGGCGGGGCGGCTGGTGCGCGCCTGCTCGGCCTGCTGGACGGCTGGAGCCGCCAGATGAGCGCTGACAGCGTCGCGGCCACCGTCTTCGAGGCGTTCTTCGAGGGGTGGCAGCGGCGGGTCATCGCGGCGCGGCTCCCGGCCGAGGTGCAGCCGTTCCTCGGCTCGCTGGGGGCAGGCTCCGGCCTCGCGATGCGCCTGTTGAGCCAGGGCACGCCCGCCGACTGGTTCGGCCAGAGCACGAGCATCGCCGCCGTGGCCGAGGAGACGGCCGCCCAGACCCTTGCCGATCTCGAAGCGCGCTTCGGGGCGGACACGGCCGGCTGGCGCTGGGGCGCGGTCCATCAAGTGTCGTTCGTGCACCCGCTGGACGGCCGGCCCGGCACGGACGGTCTGTTCAGCACCGCCCCCCGCGAGGTGGCCGGCACCGGCTACGTCCTCAACGCCAACAGCTTCTCGCACGACGAGCCGTTCGACGTGGTCTCCGGGCCAGAGTACCGCCTCGTCGTGGACCTGGGCGACCTGGACGCCACCACCGCCGTCCTGACGACCGGCCAGTCCGGCCTGCCCGGCTCGCCGCACTACGCCGACATGGTCGATCCGTGGGTGCGGTGCGAACCGTTGCCCCTGCCGTTCAGCCCGGCCGCCGTGGAGGCCGCGAAGGCCGGCGAGACCCGCCTGGAGCCGTAG